One genomic segment of Helianthus annuus cultivar XRQ/B chromosome 14, HanXRQr2.0-SUNRISE, whole genome shotgun sequence includes these proteins:
- the LOC110905105 gene encoding scarecrow-like protein 8 → MTSGFSGGYPDFLNAKRGGVNNVVGRSVSSMMNANNVNRSSYMQQLNYRSPVIEPQCELNRKRSLLEFQQNHQFRQQASVYLRNVKPRYVMSDFHSNDYYGRIQNDPVSVNLETDRKMKNRLQELEKELLHDDEEEQNDGVSAVTDTELSETIQKLLNPVKDEKPETTSSSSSSCASSSSTIPPRQLISNAADAISDGKPDIVVELITRLNQISNARGTPEQRLGFYMACALRSRLRVSSTAEEQPSSAAELYTKEHILSTQLLYDVSPCFKLAFMAANNVILQTLSGSGRPERNIHVVDFDIGHGIQYVYLIHAIAAARKVDYGAPITLKLTTFEDFSNESVERLKLVGDGLKSLSNKLNVLFDYNALDFKLSEISKQGLAVANDDVLVVNFAFKLNKLPDESVTTENLRDEVLRRVKRLSPAVVTMAEQELNTNTASFTSRVNELFSYYTKLVDSFDSGVSMDNSKRVKIEEGLSRRIVNSVACEGRDRVERCEVFGKWRARMRMAGFESNPVSDTELLSKLKFGTRGNPGFTVKEESGGICIGWLGRTLTVVSAWH, encoded by the coding sequence ATGACGTCCGGGTTTTCCGGCGGCTATCCAGATTTCCTCAATGCCAAAAGAGGCGGCGTAAACAACGTTGTTGGGAGATCTGTGTCGTCCATGATGAATGCGAACAACGTTAACAGAAGTAGCTACATGCAACAATTAAATTACAGATCCCCGGTGATTGAGCCACAGTGTGAATTGAATCGGAAACGATCGTTGCTGGAGTTCCAACAGAACCATCAGTTCCGGCAACAAGCTTCGGTGTACTTGAGGAACGTGAAACCAAGGTACGTGATGAGTGATTTTCATAGTAATGATTATTATGGCCGGATACAAAACGACCCCGTTTCGGTGAATCTAGAAACTGACAGAAAGATGAAGAATCGTCTACAAGAACTAGAAAAGGAGCTTTTGCATGACGATGAAGAAGAACAAAACGACGGCGTTTCGGCTGTGACTGATACCGAGTTATCGGAAACGATTCAGAAGTTACTGAACCCGGTGAAGGACGAAAAACCGGAAACGACGTCGTCTTCGTCGTCATCATGTGCGTCTTCTTCGTCAACAATTCCTCCAAGACAGTTAATATCAAATGCCGCAGATGCAATATCAGACGGTAAACCAGATATCGTGGTTGAATTAATCACGCGCCTGAACCAAATTTCCAACGCGCGTGGTACTCCTGAACAACGATTAGGCTTTTACATGGCGTGTGCTCTACGCTCGCGTCTGCGCGTGAGCTCCACGGCGGAGGAACAACCGTCTTCAGCAGCTGAGTTGTACACAAAAGAACACATTTTGTCAACGCAGTTGCTCTACGACGTATCACCATGCTTCAAGCTAGCTTTCATGGCGGCTAATAATGTCATCCTGCAAACTTTATCGGGTTCGGGTCGACCCGAAAGAAATATCCATGTGGTGGACTTTGACATAGGCCATGGGATTCAATACGTGTACTTAATTCACGCGATTGCGGCGGCGCGTAAGGTTGATTATGGAGCACCCATCACGTTAAAGCTCACAACTTTTGAAGATTTTAGTAACGAAAGTGTTGAAAGATTGAAACTTGTGGGTGATGGACTCAAATCGCTTTCTAACAAGTTAAATGTTTTGTTTGATTATAACGCTTTGGATTTCAAATTATCTGAGATCAGTAAACAGGGTTTAGCGGTTGCAAACGACGACGTTTTGGTAGTAAATTTTGCTTTTAAGTTGAATAAGTTGCCAGACGAAAGCGTCACGACAGAGAATCTAAGAGACGAGGTTCTCCGTCGTGTGAAACGGTTGTCGCCGGCGGTGGTGACGATGGCGGAGCAGGAACTAAACACGAATACAGCCTCGTTCACGAGCCGTGTGAACGAGTTGTTTAGTTATTATACTAAGCTTGTAGACTCGTTTGACTCGGGTGTTTCGATGGATAACTCGAAGCGAGTTAAGATAGAGGAAGGACTGAGTCGGAGAATCGTTAACTCGGTTGCTTGTGAAGGTAGGGACCGAGTTGAAAGATGCGAGGTGTTTGGCAAATGGCGGGCCCGGATGAGGATGGCTGGGTTTGAGTCAAACCCAGTGAGTGACACCGAGTTGTTGTCAAAGTTGAAGTTTGGGACACGTGGCAACCCGGGATTCACTGTGAAAGAAGAATCCGGTGGAATTTGCATTGGATGGTTGGGGCGGACTCTCACCGTTGTGTCTGCGTGGCATTAA